A genomic segment from Dechloromonas denitrificans encodes:
- a CDS encoding oxidative damage protection protein: MARTVNCIKLGREAEGLDLPPYPGALGQRIFEHVSKEAWQQWIKLQTMIINENRLNLVEARHRKYLAEQVEKHFFGEGADQIQGFVPPAA; encoded by the coding sequence ATGGCACGTACCGTCAATTGCATCAAGCTGGGCCGCGAAGCTGAAGGCCTCGATCTCCCGCCGTATCCCGGCGCTCTGGGTCAGCGCATTTTCGAGCATGTTTCGAAGGAAGCCTGGCAACAGTGGATCAAGCTGCAGACGATGATCATCAACGAAAACCGTCTCAATCTGGTTGAGGCCCGTCACCGTAAATACCTGGCCGAGCAGGTCGAAAAGCATTTCTTCGGCGAAGGTGCCGATCAGATTCAGGGCTTTGTCCCACCGGCCGCCTGA
- the argA gene encoding amino-acid N-acetyltransferase — MSDTPYDENFVSWFRAVTPYINAFRGKTFVIAFGGKAVESEFAKTLAYDVNLLVSLGIRLVLVHGARPQIEEELREKNLESIYHRGYRVTDAQALDCVLDAVGSVYLEIEAMLSQGLPNTPMANSRIRVIGGNFITGQPIGVLDGIDMQYAGKVRKVDAEGINAQLGLGNIVLLNCEGPSPTGEIFNLQMEEAAEAVAVAIRADKLVYLTDSLGVTDQTGEMLDAMTADEVAEMLKGGDWLSPDIRRYLPCSVRATRTGVGRVHLISYEQDGALLRELFTHDGVGTVITRESLENIREAKPDDIAALIALIEPMEEEGILVHRPRELLEREIEHFSIMLHDGIIVGCAALYRHSEEEAELACLAVNPDHREWGYGEQLMTRIEKRAKRLGVKRLLVLTTRTEHWFVERGFKLGTVDDLPAKKRDMYNYQRRSKVLFKTL, encoded by the coding sequence ATGAGCGATACCCCTTACGACGAGAACTTCGTCTCCTGGTTTCGGGCGGTCACGCCTTACATCAATGCCTTTCGCGGCAAGACCTTCGTCATTGCCTTCGGTGGCAAGGCGGTGGAGAGCGAGTTTGCCAAAACGCTGGCTTACGACGTCAATCTGCTGGTCAGCCTGGGCATTCGACTGGTGCTGGTGCACGGTGCGCGACCGCAGATCGAGGAAGAGTTGCGAGAGAAGAATCTCGAATCGATCTACCACCGCGGTTATCGGGTTACCGATGCGCAGGCGCTGGATTGCGTGCTGGATGCGGTCGGCAGCGTTTATCTCGAAATCGAGGCGATGCTGTCGCAGGGCTTGCCGAATACCCCGATGGCCAATAGCCGGATTCGCGTCATCGGCGGTAACTTCATTACCGGCCAGCCGATCGGTGTGCTCGACGGCATCGACATGCAGTATGCCGGCAAGGTGCGCAAGGTCGATGCCGAAGGAATCAATGCCCAGCTTGGCTTGGGCAACATCGTGCTGCTCAACTGCGAAGGCCCGTCGCCGACGGGTGAAATCTTCAACCTGCAGATGGAAGAGGCGGCCGAGGCTGTCGCCGTGGCCATTCGCGCCGACAAGCTGGTCTATCTGACCGATAGCCTGGGGGTGACCGATCAGACCGGTGAAATGCTGGATGCGATGACAGCGGACGAGGTTGCCGAAATGCTCAAGGGGGGCGACTGGCTGTCGCCCGATATCCGCCGCTATCTGCCCTGTTCGGTGCGGGCGACACGCACTGGTGTCGGCCGGGTGCACCTGATCAGCTATGAACAGGATGGTGCCCTGTTGCGCGAATTGTTTACGCACGATGGTGTCGGCACGGTGATTACCCGCGAGTCGCTGGAAAATATCCGCGAAGCCAAGCCGGACGACATTGCAGCCCTGATCGCCCTGATCGAACCGATGGAAGAGGAAGGCATTCTTGTACATCGGCCGCGTGAGTTGCTGGAGCGCGAAATCGAACATTTCTCGATCATGCTGCACGACGGCATCATCGTGGGGTGTGCTGCGCTCTACCGCCATTCCGAGGAAGAGGCCGAGCTTGCCTGCCTGGCTGTCAATCCCGACCACCGAGAATGGGGCTACGGCGAACAGTTGATGACGCGCATCGAGAAACGCGCCAAGCGCCTCGGTGTCAAACGCCTGCTGGTTCTGACCACGCGAACCGAGCACTGGTTCGTCGAGCGCGGCTTCAAGCTGGGGACAGTCGACGACCTGCCTGCCAAGAAGCGCGACATGTACAACTATCAGCGGCGCTCCAAGGTGCTGTTCAAGACCTTATAA